A window of Phyllopteryx taeniolatus isolate TA_2022b chromosome 19, UOR_Ptae_1.2, whole genome shotgun sequence contains these coding sequences:
- the rangap1b gene encoding ran GTPase-activating protein 1b isoform X1, with product MTYELKRCGIMASDDISQLVHALSKTHLGDGELSYKGLGLKLDNAESVEGLVQEIEQYQDLRALRLEGNTLGVDAARAIAKALESKQQLQRCYWSDLFTGRLRSEIPMALKSLGSGLMTAGARLTVLDLSDNAFGPDGVKGIDQLLRSAACHTLRELRLNNCGMGIGGGKILAEVLTECQRRSLAEGTPLTLRVFVAGRNRLENEGASALAKAFQLMGSLEEVHMPQNGINHAGVTALASAMRHNKDLRVLNLNDNTFTKRGTMAMAQALGHLRNVQVINFGDCLVRCEGAIAMAAVLREGLPVLKELNLSFGEITEAAALVVAQALVDKPHMEKVDLNGNCLGEEGCEALREAMAAQDKGDMLVSLSDDEGEPDEEDNDDEEEHEDEDDDDADASNGYNGCNEDDFVKENGMMANEESPSKSQCPEEVLSFLECPSAEKLLQLGEMRRHLLPEVNILHPHKAVDVLLKVASLYCEEPVVKTTVLETFDMLLRKLLSSSALQAYIITSTLLVLMGVLKGEGKRKKVALVPGHLLCLEHAVQQDYLAQHHASLLHCILSKNREALKSCSSSVDRLISALEKRCLD from the exons ATGACTTACGAGCTGAAACGATGTG GCATCATGGCTTCAGATGACATTTCCCAGCTGGTTCACGCTCTTTCAAAGACCCATTTAGGGGATGGAGAGCTAAGCTATAAAGGCTTGGGACTGAAGCTGGACAACGCAGAGTCAG TGGAAGGGCTGGTCCAGGAGATAGAACAGTACCAGGATTTGAGAGCTTTGCGCTTGGAGGGAAACACCTTGGGCGTGGACGCAGCCAGAGCCATCGCCAAGGCCCTGGAAAGCAAACAACAGCTTCAG agATGTTACTGGAGTGACCTTTTCACTGGAAGACTGCGCTCTGAAATCCCAATGGCCCTG AAATCATTGGGCAGTGGATTAATGACCGCCGGGGCCCGTCTGACGGTGCTGGACTTGAGCGACAATGCTTTCGGTCCAGATGGCGTGAAGGGGATCGATCAGCTGCTGAGAAGCGCTGCCTGCCACACCTTGAGGGAGTTGAGGCTCAATAATTGTGGAATGGGAATTGGAGGAGGAAAG ATCTTAGCCGAAGTACTGACAGAGTGTCAAAGACGGTCTTTGGCCGAGGGAACTCCACTCACACTGAGAGTATTTGTCGCTGGGAGGAACCGCTTGGAAAACGAAGGAGCCAGTGCCTTGGCCAAGGCCTTTCAG TTGATGGGCAGCCTGGAGGAGGTCCACATGCCCCAGAACGGCATCAACCATGCGGGCGTGACAGCTTTAGCTTCGGCAATGCGACACAACAAAGACCTCCGTGTGCTCAACCTCAACGACAACACCTTCACAAAGAGGGGAACGATGGCTATGGCTCAG GCTTTAGGACACCTGAGGAACGTCCAAGTGATCAACTTTGGTGACTGCTTGGTCCGTTGTGAAGGTGCCATCGCCATGGCAGCGGTCCTCAGAGAAGGGTTGCCAGTCCTCAAG GAGCTGAATTTGTCATTTGGTGAGATCACAGAGGCAGCGGCCCTGGTGGTGGCTCAGGCGCTTGTGGACAAGCCCCACATGGAGAAAGTGGATCTGAACG GGAACTGCCTGGGCGAGGAGGGTTGTGAAGCCCTAAGGGAAGCAATGGCGGCCCAGGACAAAGGAGACATGCTAGTCTCACTCAG TGACGATGAGGGAGAACCTGATGAAGAGGATAATGATGACGAGGAAGaacatgaagatgaagatgatgatgacgcTGATGCGAGTAACGGCTATAACGGTTGCAATGAGGACGACTTTGttaaagaaaatggaatgaTGGCAAATGAAGAGAGTCCTTCTAAATCCCAGTGTCCT GAAGAGGTCTTATCTTTTCTTGAATGCCCGTCTGCTGAGAAGCTTCTCCAGCTGGGAGAAATGAGGAGACATCTGCTACCAGAG GTGAATATTTTGCATCCACACAAGGCCGTCGATGTCCTTCTCAAAGTGGCTTCTTTGTACTGTGAGGAACCAGTGGTAAAGACTACAGTCCTGGAAACCTTCG ATATGCTGTTGAGGAAGCTTCTCTCCAGTTCAGCTCTCCAGGCTTACATCATCACCTCCACACTGCTGGTCCTCATGGGAGTCCTTAAG GGAGAAGGGAAGAGGAAAAAGGTGGCGCTAGTACCGGGccacttgttgtgtttggagcaTGCAGTCCAGCAGGACTACTTAGCCCAGCACCACGCCTCACTGCTTCACTGCATCCTGTCCAA GAACCGCGAGGCTCTCAAGTCATGCAGCAGCAGTGTGGACAGGTTAATTTCCGCGCTTGAGAAGAGATGCCTCGACTAA
- the rangap1b gene encoding ran GTPase-activating protein 1b isoform X3 produces MTYELKRCGIMASDDISQLVHALSKTHLGDGELSYKGLGLKLDNAESVEGLVQEIEQYQDLRALRLEGNTLGVDAARAIAKALESKQQLQRCYWSDLFTGRLRSEIPMALKSLGSGLMTAGARLTVLDLSDNAFGPDGVKGIDQLLRSAACHTLRELRLNNCGMGIGGGKILAEVLTECQRRSLAEGTPLTLRVFVAGRNRLENEGASALAKAFQLMGSLEEVHMPQNGINHAGVTALASAMRHNKDLRVLNLNDNTFTKRGTMAMAQALGHLRNVQVINFGDCLVRCEGAIAMAAVLREGLPVLKELNLSFGEITEAAALVVAQALVDKPHMEKVDLNGNCLGEEGCEALREAMAAQDKGDMLVSLSDDEGEPDEEDNDDEEEHEDEDDDDADASNGYNGCNEDDFVKENGMMANEESPSKSQCPVNILHPHKAVDVLLKVASLYCEEPVVKTTVLETFDMLLRKLLSSSALQAYIITSTLLVLMGVLKGEGKRKKVALVPGHLLCLEHAVQQDYLAQHHASLLHCILSKNREALKSCSSSVDRLISALEKRCLD; encoded by the exons ATGACTTACGAGCTGAAACGATGTG GCATCATGGCTTCAGATGACATTTCCCAGCTGGTTCACGCTCTTTCAAAGACCCATTTAGGGGATGGAGAGCTAAGCTATAAAGGCTTGGGACTGAAGCTGGACAACGCAGAGTCAG TGGAAGGGCTGGTCCAGGAGATAGAACAGTACCAGGATTTGAGAGCTTTGCGCTTGGAGGGAAACACCTTGGGCGTGGACGCAGCCAGAGCCATCGCCAAGGCCCTGGAAAGCAAACAACAGCTTCAG agATGTTACTGGAGTGACCTTTTCACTGGAAGACTGCGCTCTGAAATCCCAATGGCCCTG AAATCATTGGGCAGTGGATTAATGACCGCCGGGGCCCGTCTGACGGTGCTGGACTTGAGCGACAATGCTTTCGGTCCAGATGGCGTGAAGGGGATCGATCAGCTGCTGAGAAGCGCTGCCTGCCACACCTTGAGGGAGTTGAGGCTCAATAATTGTGGAATGGGAATTGGAGGAGGAAAG ATCTTAGCCGAAGTACTGACAGAGTGTCAAAGACGGTCTTTGGCCGAGGGAACTCCACTCACACTGAGAGTATTTGTCGCTGGGAGGAACCGCTTGGAAAACGAAGGAGCCAGTGCCTTGGCCAAGGCCTTTCAG TTGATGGGCAGCCTGGAGGAGGTCCACATGCCCCAGAACGGCATCAACCATGCGGGCGTGACAGCTTTAGCTTCGGCAATGCGACACAACAAAGACCTCCGTGTGCTCAACCTCAACGACAACACCTTCACAAAGAGGGGAACGATGGCTATGGCTCAG GCTTTAGGACACCTGAGGAACGTCCAAGTGATCAACTTTGGTGACTGCTTGGTCCGTTGTGAAGGTGCCATCGCCATGGCAGCGGTCCTCAGAGAAGGGTTGCCAGTCCTCAAG GAGCTGAATTTGTCATTTGGTGAGATCACAGAGGCAGCGGCCCTGGTGGTGGCTCAGGCGCTTGTGGACAAGCCCCACATGGAGAAAGTGGATCTGAACG GGAACTGCCTGGGCGAGGAGGGTTGTGAAGCCCTAAGGGAAGCAATGGCGGCCCAGGACAAAGGAGACATGCTAGTCTCACTCAG TGACGATGAGGGAGAACCTGATGAAGAGGATAATGATGACGAGGAAGaacatgaagatgaagatgatgatgacgcTGATGCGAGTAACGGCTATAACGGTTGCAATGAGGACGACTTTGttaaagaaaatggaatgaTGGCAAATGAAGAGAGTCCTTCTAAATCCCAGTGTCCT GTGAATATTTTGCATCCACACAAGGCCGTCGATGTCCTTCTCAAAGTGGCTTCTTTGTACTGTGAGGAACCAGTGGTAAAGACTACAGTCCTGGAAACCTTCG ATATGCTGTTGAGGAAGCTTCTCTCCAGTTCAGCTCTCCAGGCTTACATCATCACCTCCACACTGCTGGTCCTCATGGGAGTCCTTAAG GGAGAAGGGAAGAGGAAAAAGGTGGCGCTAGTACCGGGccacttgttgtgtttggagcaTGCAGTCCAGCAGGACTACTTAGCCCAGCACCACGCCTCACTGCTTCACTGCATCCTGTCCAA GAACCGCGAGGCTCTCAAGTCATGCAGCAGCAGTGTGGACAGGTTAATTTCCGCGCTTGAGAAGAGATGCCTCGACTAA
- the rangap1b gene encoding ran GTPase-activating protein 1b isoform X2 — protein sequence MASDDISQLVHALSKTHLGDGELSYKGLGLKLDNAESVEGLVQEIEQYQDLRALRLEGNTLGVDAARAIAKALESKQQLQRCYWSDLFTGRLRSEIPMALKSLGSGLMTAGARLTVLDLSDNAFGPDGVKGIDQLLRSAACHTLRELRLNNCGMGIGGGKILAEVLTECQRRSLAEGTPLTLRVFVAGRNRLENEGASALAKAFQLMGSLEEVHMPQNGINHAGVTALASAMRHNKDLRVLNLNDNTFTKRGTMAMAQALGHLRNVQVINFGDCLVRCEGAIAMAAVLREGLPVLKELNLSFGEITEAAALVVAQALVDKPHMEKVDLNGNCLGEEGCEALREAMAAQDKGDMLVSLSDDEGEPDEEDNDDEEEHEDEDDDDADASNGYNGCNEDDFVKENGMMANEESPSKSQCPEEVLSFLECPSAEKLLQLGEMRRHLLPEVNILHPHKAVDVLLKVASLYCEEPVVKTTVLETFDMLLRKLLSSSALQAYIITSTLLVLMGVLKGEGKRKKVALVPGHLLCLEHAVQQDYLAQHHASLLHCILSKNREALKSCSSSVDRLISALEKRCLD from the exons ATGGCTTCAGATGACATTTCCCAGCTGGTTCACGCTCTTTCAAAGACCCATTTAGGGGATGGAGAGCTAAGCTATAAAGGCTTGGGACTGAAGCTGGACAACGCAGAGTCAG TGGAAGGGCTGGTCCAGGAGATAGAACAGTACCAGGATTTGAGAGCTTTGCGCTTGGAGGGAAACACCTTGGGCGTGGACGCAGCCAGAGCCATCGCCAAGGCCCTGGAAAGCAAACAACAGCTTCAG agATGTTACTGGAGTGACCTTTTCACTGGAAGACTGCGCTCTGAAATCCCAATGGCCCTG AAATCATTGGGCAGTGGATTAATGACCGCCGGGGCCCGTCTGACGGTGCTGGACTTGAGCGACAATGCTTTCGGTCCAGATGGCGTGAAGGGGATCGATCAGCTGCTGAGAAGCGCTGCCTGCCACACCTTGAGGGAGTTGAGGCTCAATAATTGTGGAATGGGAATTGGAGGAGGAAAG ATCTTAGCCGAAGTACTGACAGAGTGTCAAAGACGGTCTTTGGCCGAGGGAACTCCACTCACACTGAGAGTATTTGTCGCTGGGAGGAACCGCTTGGAAAACGAAGGAGCCAGTGCCTTGGCCAAGGCCTTTCAG TTGATGGGCAGCCTGGAGGAGGTCCACATGCCCCAGAACGGCATCAACCATGCGGGCGTGACAGCTTTAGCTTCGGCAATGCGACACAACAAAGACCTCCGTGTGCTCAACCTCAACGACAACACCTTCACAAAGAGGGGAACGATGGCTATGGCTCAG GCTTTAGGACACCTGAGGAACGTCCAAGTGATCAACTTTGGTGACTGCTTGGTCCGTTGTGAAGGTGCCATCGCCATGGCAGCGGTCCTCAGAGAAGGGTTGCCAGTCCTCAAG GAGCTGAATTTGTCATTTGGTGAGATCACAGAGGCAGCGGCCCTGGTGGTGGCTCAGGCGCTTGTGGACAAGCCCCACATGGAGAAAGTGGATCTGAACG GGAACTGCCTGGGCGAGGAGGGTTGTGAAGCCCTAAGGGAAGCAATGGCGGCCCAGGACAAAGGAGACATGCTAGTCTCACTCAG TGACGATGAGGGAGAACCTGATGAAGAGGATAATGATGACGAGGAAGaacatgaagatgaagatgatgatgacgcTGATGCGAGTAACGGCTATAACGGTTGCAATGAGGACGACTTTGttaaagaaaatggaatgaTGGCAAATGAAGAGAGTCCTTCTAAATCCCAGTGTCCT GAAGAGGTCTTATCTTTTCTTGAATGCCCGTCTGCTGAGAAGCTTCTCCAGCTGGGAGAAATGAGGAGACATCTGCTACCAGAG GTGAATATTTTGCATCCACACAAGGCCGTCGATGTCCTTCTCAAAGTGGCTTCTTTGTACTGTGAGGAACCAGTGGTAAAGACTACAGTCCTGGAAACCTTCG ATATGCTGTTGAGGAAGCTTCTCTCCAGTTCAGCTCTCCAGGCTTACATCATCACCTCCACACTGCTGGTCCTCATGGGAGTCCTTAAG GGAGAAGGGAAGAGGAAAAAGGTGGCGCTAGTACCGGGccacttgttgtgtttggagcaTGCAGTCCAGCAGGACTACTTAGCCCAGCACCACGCCTCACTGCTTCACTGCATCCTGTCCAA GAACCGCGAGGCTCTCAAGTCATGCAGCAGCAGTGTGGACAGGTTAATTTCCGCGCTTGAGAAGAGATGCCTCGACTAA
- the chadlb gene encoding chondroadherin-like b, with protein MYSQVPRDTPWVPLLGLAFLFLPAAYAAKCPQQCMCDQIQLSVACVNKNLTEVPPTVDEITVKLDLRGNDIQELPTRAFRRTPYLTHLSLQRCNIRRVKEGAFRGLGRLVFLNLASNNIDILYQESFDGLSSLKQLTIDRNRVEEIQPGAFSQLGFLNLLSLTHNQLVYIPNMAFQGLQNIKWLRLSHNSLNYLDIEAFAGLFTLNRLSLDHNELQFFPTETMTRLPEVIRLDLSYNPMTYLGEESVSMAKLSHLFLDHMSLQDLANTAVSKSPSLTHLDLSHNQLRVIQPFSEGTPKLARLHLAGNPIYCNCYMRPLREWAIRSKAKLVGTCAGPSHLSGEILEAVHPPELRCQSQEAMLKAEFEEASRREPPPTEEPEDKVKCPANCVCEAETHHSSCENRGHTKVPRGFSPDTRLLDLRGNNFHYIPSNSFPGISQVVSLHLQRCQVVEVDDGAFSGMKALIYLYLSENHISSLSPEAFKGLPQLTYLHLEKNSFTIFPKGAFKLLPGLLALHLENNSIAKLEANALNGAESLRALYLTGNAVDHVSPKALEQAADLDTLHLAGNKLKEVPTEALRNLENMKDLRLSGNAIRWVGSNAFQPLGKSLRELYLDNMGLEKMSQSSLAGLGPGLRSLFLEGNQLEEVPDLHPLSSLEVINLADNPLMCDCPLLPLRLWIEKVNLKVRATCANPPELRGRRVKDVHVFKACPGGEALPSVPSVAPKRAKTPKATKPKPMHLGRVKQGKMLKTKSKLRKSPKMKAAKKRA; from the exons ATGTACTCCCAGGTCCCTCGTGACACCCCATGGGTCCCGCTGCTTGGCCTCGCGTTCCTCTTCCTCCCCGCGGCCTACGCTGCCAAATGCCCCCAGCAGTGCATGTGCGACCAGATCCAGCTAAGCGTCGCCTGCGTCAACAAGAACCTGACTGAGGTTCCTCCCACAGTGGACGAG ATCACGGTGAAATTGGACCTTCGAGGGAACGACATCCAGGAACTCCCCACCCGAGCGTTCAGACGCACCCCGTACCTGACTCACCTGTCTCTGCAGCGCTGCAACATCCGTAGGGTGAAGGAGGGCGCGTTCCGAGGCCTCGGCCGCCTGGTCTTCCTCAACCTGGCAAGCAACAACATTGACATCCTCTACCAG GAGTCCTTCGACGGTCTGTCCTCGCTGAAGCAGCTCACGATAGACCGGAACCGCGTTGAGGAGATCCAGCCCGGAGCGTTCTCCCAACTCGGCTTCCTGAACCTGCTCTCGCTTACACACAACCAACTTGTCTACATCCCCAACATGGCCTTCCAG GGTTTGCAGAACATCAAGTGGCTTCGTCTCAGTCACAACTCTTTAAACTACTTGGACATTGAAGCCTTCGCTGGCTTGTTCACCCTCAACCGGCTCAGTCTGGACCACAACGAGCTGCAATTTTTTCCCACCGAGACCATGACCAG ATTGCCAGAAGTGATCCGCCTGGATTTGAGCTACAACCCCATGACGTACCTGGGTGAGGAGTCCGTGTCCATGGCCAAGCTGAGTCACCTCTTCCTGGATCACATGTCCCTGCAGGACCTGGCTAACACGGCCGTATCCaagtcccccagcctcacccaCTTGGACCTCAGCCACAACCAACTACGTGTCATCCAACCGTTCTCGGAAGGCACCCCTAAGCTGGCTCGGCTCCACCTGGCCGGAAACCCCATCTACTGTAACTGCTACATGCGTCCACTCAG GGAGTGGGCAATCCGTAGTAAGGCGAAGCTGGTAGGCACATGCGCAGGACCTTCGCACCTCTCCGGAGAGATCCTGGAGGCTGTCCACCCTCCAGAGCTGCGCTGTCAGAGCCAGGAGGCCATGCTGAAGGCAGAGTTTGAGGAGGCAAGTAGAAGAGAGCCGCCACCCACTGAGGAGCCGGAGGACAAAGTCAAGTGTCCCGCTAACTGTGTCTGTGAG GCTGAGACGCACCATTCCTCCTGTGAGAACCGCGGTCACACCAAAGTTCCTCGGGGTTTCTCTCCCGACACGCGCCTCCTTGACCTGCGTGGCAACAACTTCCACTACATCCCAAGCAACAGCTTCCCTGGCATCTCCCAGGTGGTGTCGCTGCACCTGCAGCGCTGCCAGGTCGTAGAGGTGGACGACGGAGCTTTCAGCGGCATGAAGGCCCTCATTTACTTGTACCTCTCAGAGAATCACATCTCATCCCTCAGCCCTGAAGCATTTAAAG GACTCCCTCAGCTGACTTACCTCCACCTAGAGAAGAACAGCTTCACAATCTTCCCGAAAGGAGCCTTCAAACTGCTTCCCGGTCTACTCGCGCTTCATTTGGAAAACAACTCCATTGCCAAGCTCGAGGCGAACGCCCTGAATGGCGCCGAGAGCCTCAGAGCCCTCTACCTCACGGGGAACGCCGTTGACCACGTGTCACCGAAAGCTTTGGAGCAGGCCGCTGATCTCGATACGCTCCACCTGGCAGGGAACAAGCTGAAAGAGGTGCCCACTGAAGCCCTGAGAAATttggaaaacatgaaggacctgAGACTGTCGGGGAATGCCATTCGCTGGGTGGGGTCAAATGCCTTCCAGCCTTTGGGGAAATCGCTGAGGGAGCTTTATTTGGATAATATGGGTTTGGAGAAG ATGTCGCAGAGCTCCCTGGCAGGATTGGGTCCAGGTTTGAGGAGTCTCTTCCTGGAGGGCAACCAACTGGAAGAGGTGCCGGACCTCCATCCGCTCTCCTCTTTAGAGGTCATCAACCTGGCGGACAACCCTCTGATGTGCGACTGCCCTCTACTGCCACTACGCCT CTGGATTGAGAAAGTCAACCTAAAGGTACGAGCCACCTGTGCCAACCCACCTGAGCTAAGGGGTCGTAGAGTCAAAGACGTCCATGTTTTCAAGGCCTGTCCAGGAGGAGAAGCTCTTCCCTCTGTTCCTAGTGTGGCCCCAAAGCGCGCTAAGACGCCCAAGGCGACGAAACCCAAACCGATGCACCTTGGACGCGTTAAGCAGGGCAAGATGCTCAAAACCAAATCCAAACTTCGCAAGAGCCCAAAGATGAAAGCGGCCAAGAAAAGGGCATGA